In the genome of Myxococcus stipitatus, one region contains:
- a CDS encoding DMT family transporter, producing the protein MGASPARPLNSSAQSLRWVYVGLLVQVCISAGTYLFAKRSMTELPPLTVVLWRFFLSGGVFAVMLAVMPGPRLPPRHEWRRVFILGLLAGPVNQVFFFTGLSRSTAAHGALLYALTPLGVYLLGLLRGHERASRRTLMGIATAFAGVVVLLLGRGLTEASGSLVGDLLILCAVVAWVVYTTEGKGLVAGHGPLRATVWCMMMASLLMLPFAPFVMETERVMASSLAAKGGILYLGLLTSVVAYLLWYYALSKVSPARVAIFSNLQPAATALAAWALLDEALHWELAVGGGLVLLGVRLTQTAVASPAPVTPPPSAQGRPAT; encoded by the coding sequence ATGGGCGCTTCGCCAGCTCGACCCCTGAATTCCTCCGCGCAGTCCCTTCGCTGGGTCTACGTGGGCCTCCTCGTCCAGGTCTGCATCAGCGCGGGGACGTACCTCTTCGCGAAGCGCTCCATGACGGAGCTGCCGCCGCTCACCGTGGTGCTGTGGCGCTTCTTCCTCAGCGGCGGCGTGTTCGCGGTGATGTTGGCGGTGATGCCCGGGCCCCGGCTGCCGCCGCGTCACGAGTGGCGCCGCGTCTTCATCCTCGGCCTGTTGGCGGGCCCGGTGAACCAGGTGTTCTTCTTCACGGGCCTGTCCCGCTCCACCGCCGCGCATGGCGCGCTGCTGTATGCGCTCACGCCGCTGGGGGTGTACCTGCTCGGCCTGTTGCGCGGGCACGAGCGGGCGTCACGCCGGACGCTGATGGGCATCGCCACGGCGTTCGCGGGCGTGGTGGTGTTGCTGCTCGGGCGGGGGCTGACGGAGGCGAGCGGCTCGCTGGTGGGCGACCTGCTCATCCTGTGCGCGGTGGTGGCGTGGGTCGTCTACACGACGGAGGGCAAGGGGCTTGTCGCCGGACACGGGCCGCTGCGCGCGACGGTGTGGTGCATGATGATGGCCTCGCTGCTGATGCTGCCCTTCGCGCCGTTCGTGATGGAGACGGAGCGGGTGATGGCCTCCAGCCTCGCGGCGAAGGGCGGCATCCTCTACCTGGGCCTGCTGACGTCCGTGGTGGCGTACCTGCTCTGGTACTACGCGCTGTCCAAGGTGTCGCCCGCGCGGGTGGCCATCTTCTCCAACCTCCAGCCCGCGGCCACGGCGCTGGCCGCGTGGGCCTTGTTGGATGAGGCCCTCCACTGGGAGCTCGCGGTGGGTGGAGGGCTGGTGCTGTTGGGCGTGCGGCTCACGCAGACGGCGGTGGCCTCGCCCGCGCCGGTGACGCCCCCGCCTTCCGCGCAGGGGCGCCCGGCGACTTGA
- a CDS encoding thymidylate synthase, with product MQPYLNLLDHVLKHGTKKGDRTGTGTLSVFGAQLRFDLTRGFPLVTTKKLHTKSIFHELLWMLAGDTNVRTLQAQGVTIWDEWANAQGELGPVYGHQWRSWSAPDGQHIDQMKALVDGLKKNPDSRRHIVSAWNVADLPDMKLPPCHVLFQFYVADGRLSCQLYQRSADLFLGLPFNIASYAALTMMVAQVTGLQAHEFIHTLGDAHLYLNHVEQAQEQLAREPRPLPRLRLNPDVKDLFAFKYEDLTLEAYDPHPAIKAPVAV from the coding sequence ATGCAGCCCTACCTGAACCTGCTCGACCACGTCCTGAAGCATGGGACGAAGAAGGGCGACCGCACCGGCACGGGCACCCTGAGCGTCTTCGGTGCCCAGTTGCGGTTCGACCTGACGCGGGGCTTCCCGCTCGTCACCACGAAGAAGCTGCACACGAAGTCCATCTTCCACGAGCTGCTGTGGATGCTCGCGGGCGACACCAACGTGCGCACGCTCCAGGCCCAGGGCGTCACCATCTGGGACGAGTGGGCCAACGCCCAGGGCGAGCTGGGCCCCGTCTACGGCCACCAGTGGCGCTCGTGGAGCGCGCCGGACGGCCAGCACATCGACCAGATGAAGGCGCTGGTGGACGGGCTGAAGAAGAACCCGGACTCGCGCCGGCACATCGTCAGCGCGTGGAACGTGGCGGACCTGCCGGACATGAAGCTGCCGCCCTGCCACGTCCTCTTCCAGTTCTACGTGGCCGACGGGCGCCTGTCCTGCCAGCTCTACCAGCGCAGCGCGGACCTGTTCCTCGGCCTGCCCTTCAACATCGCCTCCTACGCGGCCCTGACGATGATGGTCGCGCAGGTGACCGGGCTCCAGGCGCACGAGTTCATCCACACCCTTGGCGACGCGCACCTGTACCTCAACCACGTCGAGCAGGCGCAAGAGCAGCTCGCGCGAGAGCCTCGGCCGCTGCCTCGGCTGCGCCTCAACCCGGACGTGAAGGACCTCTTCGCCTTCAAGTACGAGGACCTCACGCTGGAGGCCTACGACCCCCACCCCGCCATCAAGGCGCCCGTGGCCGTATGA
- a CDS encoding cytochrome c/FTR1 family iron permease, with protein sequence MNHVVRVALCLLFVLPWSASAAEDGPDERTWHRLVGILQYLEADYPAAIASKSEFELAEQKSFAAEAVDAAEGLGAAAATFVPRVKAIQARVDQSTDAEGVSRDCGALVEDLVLAGGLARSPRHPPDLKRGEQLYQTNCAACHAADGSANVPIAATMEPLPANFQDAELMGGLTPYKAFNTTSFGVPGTAMPAYPTLSEDERWSLAFYVFTLRLPPCEGTPPRASLERLANTTDDDLVKMFGAEHLACLRRKLPEVDEERSLMAARDGVQEAMRQGAAGNPAGAKAALLDAYLNGLEPVEPKLSARDSALVLKLEKGFLAARLAAESGSPKLQDEGRELVSILDQARRDSGSTSDLMSTLWLTVLILLREGFEATIIVAALLAALKKMKATEHVRVVHAGWVSALVLGAVAYVLGRHLLAGAQREWMEGLAALAAVVMLVYAALWLNARSNMSQFMGELRQKMQGALGRGSLVGLFFIAFTAVLRESFETAIFLQGLALDSPAGVAWGCLVGAVALGILVLFINKLGFRLPMKTLFNVSTVVLVATAVMLLGKGLHSLQEVGALPLMPVPFVTVDLLGLYPDLVSLLPQVVLTAVPLVLVVLRRKARAEQVSGVSAS encoded by the coding sequence ATGAATCACGTGGTCCGCGTCGCTCTGTGCCTGCTGTTCGTACTGCCCTGGTCAGCGTCGGCTGCCGAGGACGGCCCGGATGAGCGGACCTGGCATCGGTTGGTGGGCATCCTCCAGTACCTGGAGGCGGACTATCCGGCCGCCATCGCGTCCAAGTCCGAGTTCGAGCTGGCGGAGCAGAAGAGCTTCGCGGCGGAGGCCGTGGACGCCGCCGAGGGACTGGGCGCCGCGGCCGCGACCTTCGTTCCCCGGGTAAAGGCCATCCAGGCGCGCGTGGACCAGTCGACCGACGCGGAGGGCGTCAGCCGGGACTGCGGCGCGCTGGTGGAGGACCTGGTGCTCGCGGGGGGCCTGGCGCGCAGCCCGCGCCACCCGCCCGACTTGAAGCGCGGCGAGCAGCTCTACCAGACGAACTGCGCCGCCTGTCACGCCGCGGATGGCAGCGCCAACGTGCCCATCGCCGCGACCATGGAGCCTTTGCCCGCGAACTTCCAGGACGCGGAGCTGATGGGCGGCCTCACGCCCTACAAGGCCTTCAACACCACCAGCTTCGGCGTGCCCGGCACGGCGATGCCCGCCTACCCCACGCTGTCCGAGGACGAGCGCTGGTCGCTGGCCTTCTACGTCTTCACCCTGCGCCTGCCACCGTGCGAGGGCACTCCGCCGCGCGCGTCGCTGGAGCGGCTGGCGAACACCACCGATGACGACCTGGTGAAGATGTTCGGCGCGGAGCACCTCGCGTGCTTGCGCCGCAAGCTGCCGGAGGTCGATGAGGAGCGCTCGCTGATGGCCGCGCGCGACGGCGTGCAGGAGGCCATGCGGCAGGGCGCGGCGGGCAACCCGGCCGGCGCCAAGGCGGCGCTGCTGGATGCGTATCTCAATGGCCTGGAGCCGGTGGAGCCCAAGCTGAGCGCGCGCGACTCCGCGCTGGTGCTCAAGCTGGAGAAGGGCTTCCTCGCGGCGCGCCTCGCCGCGGAGAGCGGCAGCCCGAAGCTGCAGGACGAGGGCCGGGAGCTGGTGTCGATCCTGGACCAGGCGCGCCGGGACAGCGGCAGCACGTCCGACCTGATGAGCACGCTGTGGCTCACCGTCCTCATCCTGCTGCGCGAGGGCTTCGAGGCCACCATCATCGTCGCCGCGCTCCTGGCGGCCCTGAAGAAGATGAAGGCCACCGAGCACGTGCGCGTGGTGCACGCGGGCTGGGTGTCCGCGCTGGTGCTGGGCGCCGTCGCCTACGTGCTGGGCCGCCACCTGCTCGCCGGCGCGCAGCGCGAGTGGATGGAGGGCCTGGCCGCGCTCGCCGCCGTCGTCATGCTGGTGTACGCCGCGCTGTGGCTCAACGCGCGCTCCAACATGAGCCAGTTCATGGGGGAGCTGCGCCAGAAGATGCAGGGCGCGCTGGGCAGGGGCAGCCTGGTGGGCCTGTTCTTCATCGCCTTCACCGCCGTGCTGCGCGAGAGCTTCGAGACGGCCATCTTCCTCCAGGGCCTCGCGCTGGACTCCCCCGCGGGCGTGGCCTGGGGCTGTCTGGTGGGCGCGGTGGCGCTGGGCATCCTGGTCCTCTTCATCAACAAGCTGGGCTTCCGCCTGCCGATGAAGACGCTGTTCAACGTGTCCACCGTGGTGCTCGTCGCGACCGCGGTGATGCTCCTGGGCAAGGGGCTGCACTCGCTCCAGGAGGTCGGCGCGCTGCCACTCATGCCCGTGCCCTTCGTGACGGTGGACCTGCTCGGCCTCTACCCCGACCTCGTCTCGCTGCTCCCCCAGGTGGTGCTGACCGCCGTGCCCCTGGTCCTGGTGGTGCTGCGACGCAAGGCCCGCGCCGAGCAGGTGTCCGGAGTGTCCGCCAGTTGA
- a CDS encoding GlsB/YeaQ/YmgE family stress response membrane protein — MRLSRTLSAGFAVLLLSSTGFARAQAVPENEPAQRPAPELTPPPLIPAPQDTPYATPRSLEESAMSAGTSTDMEGQGQPGLKPASAVEDPVPRVAVEFIGGTTGGIAGGAVGLLVGYLIGAPTVGCDECQVVSLVGGLTGVLIGVPAGTWVGGRLMDGKGTFLATAGGSLVGWGGALLGSAILGLDEDDQAVSALLLLLPIIGATTGYELSHQANRPVTPPPPSRADTGVRLMPVAGMSEHGARLGLMGRF; from the coding sequence GTGAGGCTTTCGCGCACGCTCTCCGCTGGGTTCGCCGTCCTGCTCCTGTCGAGCACGGGCTTTGCTCGTGCACAGGCCGTTCCCGAGAATGAGCCCGCGCAGCGCCCGGCCCCCGAGCTGACGCCGCCCCCGCTCATCCCCGCGCCCCAGGACACTCCGTACGCGACGCCGAGGAGCCTCGAGGAATCGGCCATGTCCGCCGGGACAAGCACGGACATGGAGGGACAGGGTCAGCCGGGCCTGAAGCCCGCCAGTGCCGTGGAGGACCCCGTCCCCCGCGTGGCCGTGGAGTTCATCGGTGGGACAACGGGCGGAATCGCCGGGGGCGCGGTGGGCCTGCTGGTGGGCTACCTGATTGGCGCGCCCACGGTGGGCTGTGACGAGTGCCAGGTCGTCTCGCTCGTCGGTGGCCTCACGGGCGTGCTCATCGGCGTCCCCGCCGGGACGTGGGTGGGTGGACGATTGATGGATGGCAAGGGCACGTTCCTCGCCACCGCGGGAGGAAGCCTCGTCGGCTGGGGAGGCGCGCTCCTGGGCTCGGCCATCCTGGGGCTGGACGAGGACGACCAGGCCGTCTCCGCCCTGCTCCTGCTGCTGCCCATCATCGGCGCGACGACGGGCTACGAGCTGTCCCATCAGGCCAACCGCCCGGTGACGCCGCCGCCTCCATCTCGCGCCGACACCGGCGTGCGGCTCATGCCGGTCGCGGGGATGAGCGAGCACGGCGCGCGCCTGGGGTTGATGGGGCGCTTCTGA
- the queG gene encoding tRNA epoxyqueuosine(34) reductase QueG: protein MLPTAHLRDLARSVGFDLVGFARAEPIPPRFLMEWLEAGFAADMDWMKERADERLDVANLLPGAKTVISFVNNYWRDDAQSVDSPIARYARGRDYHSTLRDRMKAFRKAITVMFPGLGSYGSVDSGPLMEKVWAARAGLGYVGKNGCFITEPFGSWVLLATLIIDAEVDEYAAGPLADRCGACRRCLMSCPTGALVGNGQVNAGACLSYQTIENREQQVPEAFRLKFDNLIFGCDICQQVCPLNRRPVFAEHPRFAPRAVAELGTLELAGLTETQYEQLIPGTALARARYDGLRRNAVYALGVARQAESRHLLEKLSGDSSELVRTAAQWALRQLDP from the coding sequence GTGTTGCCCACCGCGCATCTTCGTGACCTGGCCCGGTCCGTCGGCTTCGACCTCGTCGGGTTCGCGCGCGCGGAGCCCATTCCTCCGCGATTCCTCATGGAGTGGCTGGAGGCGGGCTTCGCCGCGGACATGGACTGGATGAAGGAGCGGGCGGACGAGCGCCTGGATGTCGCGAACCTGCTCCCAGGGGCGAAGACGGTCATCTCCTTCGTCAACAACTACTGGCGCGATGATGCGCAGTCGGTGGACTCGCCCATCGCCCGGTATGCGCGAGGGCGCGACTACCACTCCACGCTGCGCGACCGGATGAAGGCGTTCCGCAAGGCCATCACCGTGATGTTCCCCGGGCTGGGCTCGTACGGGAGCGTGGACAGCGGCCCGCTGATGGAGAAGGTGTGGGCGGCGCGCGCGGGCCTGGGCTACGTGGGGAAGAATGGCTGCTTCATCACGGAGCCGTTCGGCTCGTGGGTGCTGCTGGCCACGCTCATCATCGACGCCGAGGTGGACGAGTACGCGGCGGGGCCCCTGGCGGACCGGTGTGGCGCGTGCCGGCGCTGCTTGATGTCGTGTCCCACGGGCGCGCTGGTGGGCAACGGGCAGGTGAACGCCGGGGCGTGCCTGTCCTACCAGACCATCGAGAACCGCGAGCAGCAGGTCCCCGAGGCCTTCCGCCTCAAGTTCGACAACCTCATCTTCGGCTGCGACATCTGCCAGCAGGTGTGTCCGCTCAACCGACGGCCGGTGTTCGCGGAGCACCCGCGCTTCGCGCCTCGCGCGGTGGCGGAGCTGGGGACGCTGGAGCTGGCGGGCCTGACGGAGACGCAGTACGAGCAGCTCATCCCGGGAACCGCGCTGGCACGCGCACGCTACGATGGGCTCCGTCGCAACGCCGTGTACGCCCTGGGAGTGGCCAGGCAGGCGGAGTCGCGGCACCTGCTCGAAAAGCTCAGCGGCGACTCGAGTGAATTGGTACGTACCGCCGCTCAATGGGCGCTTCGCCAGCTCGACCCCTGA
- a CDS encoding MBL fold metallo-hydrolase, with protein MSERLPSLGLGMDFTHVPSEPRGSAVALLYRRVGAGVEVYWVKRGKALSFAGGFYAFPGGKLDGADAEVPVRGATGEEAALRSAAARELFEEAGVLVAEGAEALSQTKLDALRKSLLAGQLGWGAMLHEEGLTLRAEDFRSAGRWITPPAVPVRFDTHFYLVEMPPKARAELWPGELSEGAWVAPHAALERWTDGSALLHPPAVHALQVLGSFQDEADARARLSTPPYCPGYISQRIEFQRGVRTVALETATLPPATHTNAYVLGNGELLLVDPGSGDVKQYAKLLSLVAGLKSEGMKPVAVVLTHHHGDHVGGARAVKERLGIPLWCHARTAQALDFPAERLLEDGDVLALAGDVPQRWRVLHTPGHARGHICLVDERSRAAVVGDMVAGVGTIVIDPPEGNMRDYLTQLARLRDWPVTTLYPAHGPPLPDGPAKLQEYLNHRAQREALILEMVPPDGISLARVVELAYADTHPLMHPVAERSALATLEKLMSEGRVREESLQYFRVSR; from the coding sequence ATGAGCGAGCGGCTTCCGAGTCTGGGTTTGGGGATGGACTTCACGCACGTCCCCAGCGAGCCGCGAGGCTCCGCGGTGGCGCTGCTGTACCGGCGCGTGGGTGCGGGCGTGGAGGTGTACTGGGTGAAGCGCGGCAAGGCGCTGTCCTTCGCGGGCGGCTTCTATGCGTTCCCCGGCGGCAAGCTGGACGGCGCGGACGCGGAGGTCCCCGTGCGCGGCGCGACGGGAGAGGAGGCCGCGTTGCGCTCGGCCGCCGCGCGCGAGCTCTTCGAGGAGGCGGGCGTGCTCGTCGCCGAGGGCGCGGAGGCGCTCTCCCAGACGAAGCTGGACGCCCTGCGCAAGTCGCTGCTCGCGGGGCAGCTCGGCTGGGGCGCGATGCTCCACGAGGAGGGGCTGACGCTGAGGGCGGAGGACTTCCGGAGCGCGGGCCGGTGGATTACGCCGCCCGCGGTGCCGGTGCGCTTCGACACGCACTTCTACCTGGTGGAGATGCCGCCCAAGGCGCGCGCGGAGCTGTGGCCCGGAGAGTTGTCGGAGGGCGCGTGGGTGGCGCCCCACGCGGCGCTGGAGCGGTGGACGGATGGCAGCGCGCTGCTGCACCCGCCCGCGGTGCATGCGCTCCAGGTGCTGGGCTCGTTCCAGGACGAGGCGGATGCGCGGGCGCGGCTGTCCACGCCGCCGTACTGCCCGGGCTACATCTCGCAGCGCATCGAGTTCCAGCGCGGCGTGCGCACCGTGGCGCTGGAGACGGCCACGCTGCCGCCCGCGACCCACACCAACGCGTATGTGCTGGGCAATGGCGAGCTGCTGCTGGTGGACCCGGGCTCGGGCGACGTGAAGCAGTACGCCAAGCTGCTGTCGCTCGTCGCGGGGCTGAAGTCGGAGGGGATGAAGCCCGTCGCGGTGGTGTTGACGCACCACCATGGTGACCACGTGGGCGGCGCCCGCGCGGTGAAGGAGCGGCTGGGCATTCCGCTGTGGTGCCACGCGCGCACGGCGCAGGCGCTGGACTTCCCCGCGGAGCGACTGCTGGAGGACGGCGACGTGCTGGCGCTGGCCGGAGACGTGCCGCAGCGCTGGCGCGTGCTGCACACGCCGGGGCATGCGCGAGGCCACATCTGCCTGGTGGACGAGCGCAGCCGCGCGGCGGTGGTGGGCGACATGGTGGCCGGCGTGGGCACCATCGTCATCGACCCGCCCGAGGGCAACATGCGCGACTACCTCACGCAGCTCGCGCGGCTCAGGGACTGGCCCGTCACCACGCTGTACCCCGCGCATGGCCCGCCGCTGCCGGACGGCCCCGCGAAGCTCCAGGAGTACTTGAACCACCGCGCCCAGCGAGAGGCGCTCATCCTGGAGATGGTGCCGCCCGACGGCATCTCGCTCGCGAGGGTGGTGGAGCTGGCGTACGCGGACACGCACCCGCTGATGCACCCGGTGGCGGAGCGCAGCGCGCTGGCCACGCTGGAGAAGCTGATGTCCGAGGGCCGCGTGCGCGAGGAGTCGCTGCAGTACTTCCGCGTGTCGAGGTGA
- a CDS encoding HD domain-containing protein, with protein sequence MRIRDPIHGTIPVSDSEKAVIDSRHYQRLRYVRQLGFGDLAFPGATHTRHIHSLGAMHVAARVFGAVASRSTLPEDVRERFSTAVRLAVLCHDLGHMPLSHASERIAPKRSSLRLPGWLDSVAEGEQATHEDYTAKILLDSQLTPIIEREFGGRGITPMAAVALITGARPPKDPGFTWQGVDWTPLLRAIVSGELDADRMDYLLRDSFYTGVNYGRYDMDWIINNLNPAVKDGRAYLALSRAAAFAFEDFLLSRYHMFVSVYLHHTSVSFDHMLRRYYEESPGEFEIPSDPEAFLLCDDSALWYTLRRSRNRWAQRIITRQGFKLLAQFTERDAGYDLEVLRGALVSSGFEHYVVESVNVLSKYTSGHGNSGGPSLFIVDASTGRLTEVARYTPLYQRYSGAVRLTRLYVRPDQSQAAHELMGQLLGQAGQS encoded by the coding sequence ATGCGCATCCGCGACCCCATCCACGGCACCATTCCGGTCAGCGACTCGGAAAAGGCCGTCATCGACAGCCGCCACTACCAGCGGCTGCGGTACGTCCGTCAGCTCGGATTCGGGGACCTGGCCTTCCCCGGCGCCACGCACACCCGACACATCCACTCCCTGGGCGCCATGCACGTCGCCGCCCGCGTGTTCGGCGCGGTGGCCTCCCGCTCCACGCTCCCCGAGGACGTGCGGGAGCGCTTCAGCACGGCCGTGCGGCTGGCGGTGCTCTGCCATGACCTGGGCCACATGCCGCTGTCCCATGCCTCCGAGCGCATCGCGCCCAAGCGCTCCTCGCTGCGGCTGCCCGGCTGGCTGGACTCGGTGGCGGAAGGTGAACAGGCGACGCACGAGGACTACACCGCGAAAATCCTCCTGGACAGCCAGCTGACGCCCATCATCGAGCGCGAGTTCGGCGGGCGGGGCATCACCCCCATGGCCGCGGTGGCGCTCATCACCGGGGCCAGGCCCCCGAAGGACCCGGGCTTCACCTGGCAGGGCGTGGACTGGACGCCGCTCCTGCGCGCCATCGTCTCCGGGGAGCTGGACGCGGACCGCATGGACTACCTGCTGCGTGACTCCTTCTACACGGGCGTCAACTACGGCCGGTACGACATGGATTGGATCATCAACAACCTCAATCCCGCGGTGAAGGACGGGCGGGCATACCTCGCGCTCAGCCGGGCGGCGGCGTTCGCGTTCGAGGACTTCCTGCTCAGCCGCTACCACATGTTCGTGTCGGTGTACCTGCACCACACGTCGGTCAGCTTCGACCACATGCTGCGGCGCTACTACGAGGAGTCGCCCGGCGAGTTCGAGATTCCCTCGGACCCGGAGGCGTTCCTGCTCTGTGACGACTCGGCGCTCTGGTACACGCTGCGCCGCTCTCGCAACCGCTGGGCCCAGCGCATCATCACCCGCCAGGGCTTCAAGCTGCTGGCGCAGTTCACCGAGCGCGACGCGGGCTACGACCTGGAAGTGCTGCGCGGTGCGTTGGTGTCCTCGGGCTTCGAGCACTACGTCGTCGAGTCCGTGAATGTGCTCAGCAAGTACACCTCGGGGCATGGGAACAGCGGCGGGCCGAGCCTGTTCATCGTGGACGCGTCGACGGGCCGGTTGACGGAGGTGGCGCGATACACGCCGCTGTATCAGCGCTACAGTGGCGCGGTGCGCCTGACGCGACTGTACGTAAGGCCGGACCAGTCCCAGGCGGCGCACGAGCTGATGGGCCAACTGCTGGGCCAGGCGGGGCAATCATGA
- a CDS encoding dihydrofolate reductase, protein MRLSAIVAMASNRVIGHQNQLPWRLPPDLARFKRLTMGHTLVMGRKTYESIGRPLPGRTTVVITRRHDFAPPGVTVAHSVDEALQFAQSRGDDEVFIAGGADLYAQTMARTQRLYLTRIAREFPGDVFFPDVDLSGWRLLEEEPHPEGDLPFAFLTYER, encoded by the coding sequence ATGAGGCTCTCCGCCATCGTCGCCATGGCGTCCAACCGCGTCATCGGCCACCAGAACCAGCTCCCCTGGCGCCTGCCGCCGGACCTGGCGCGCTTCAAGCGCCTCACCATGGGCCACACGCTCGTCATGGGCCGCAAGACGTACGAGTCCATCGGCCGTCCGCTGCCGGGCCGCACCACCGTGGTCATCACGCGCCGGCACGACTTCGCGCCTCCCGGCGTGACGGTGGCCCACTCCGTCGACGAGGCCCTCCAGTTCGCCCAGTCGCGCGGCGACGACGAGGTCTTCATCGCGGGAGGCGCGGACCTCTACGCGCAGACGATGGCGCGCACCCAGCGCCTGTACCTCACGCGCATCGCCCGTGAGTTCCCAGGCGACGTCTTCTTCCCGGACGTGGACCTGTCTGGCTGGCGGCTCCTCGAGGAGGAGCCGCATCCCGAGGGGGACCTCCCCTTCGCGTTCCTCACCTACGAGCGCTGA
- a CDS encoding cob(I)yrinic acid a,c-diamide adenosyltransferase yields MKIYTKAGDTGETGLFGGGRVAKDDARVDAYGEVDELNAVLGVARAAGQMPQELDALLQRLQDQLFTVGAVMATPAGTKASAYLPPLKESWAEDMEQSIDRFEAELPKMTHFILPGGTPASAALHLARTVCRRAERRAVPLLRDGTIPKDVVVFLNRLSDLLFVMARVANHRANVPDVKWIPEKSS; encoded by the coding sequence ATGAAGATCTATACGAAGGCCGGAGACACGGGCGAGACGGGCCTTTTCGGTGGTGGCCGCGTCGCGAAGGACGACGCGCGCGTGGATGCCTACGGAGAGGTCGACGAGCTCAACGCGGTGCTCGGTGTCGCGCGGGCCGCGGGCCAGATGCCTCAAGAACTGGACGCGCTGCTGCAGCGCCTCCAGGACCAGCTCTTCACCGTGGGCGCGGTGATGGCGACGCCCGCGGGCACGAAGGCGTCCGCGTACCTGCCGCCGCTCAAGGAGAGCTGGGCGGAGGACATGGAGCAGTCCATCGACCGCTTCGAGGCGGAGCTCCCGAAGATGACCCACTTCATCCTGCCCGGAGGCACGCCCGCCTCGGCCGCGCTGCACCTGGCTCGCACCGTGTGCCGCCGGGCCGAGCGCCGCGCCGTCCCGCTGCTGCGCGACGGGACGATTCCCAAGGACGTGGTGGTTTTCCTGAACAGACTCTCCGACCTGCTCTTCGTCATGGCGCGCGTGGCCAACCACCGCGCGAATGTCCCGGACGTGAAGTGGATTCCCGAGAAGTCGTCCTAG
- a CDS encoding endo alpha-1,4 polygalactosaminidase, translated as MQVVKWLMWTGLALLVACGDSAGGGTVDEDRGAILPDARTLTCTTLQVERGSIGSGQSQQALHTQTLSGTQDRWAEYVEFAANSAVTCTYALPSDVSSGALLAAEVGVNYRGPAKSQMRWVFEAWDTTTNTWVIVGDNVFAQSWKWTAASLPLSNPARFFSNGTLKLRYHTASSADASQLDLLVVRVQAPSTDAGSPTDAGTPTDAGSPTDAGTPTDAGTQVPWESVSSFTYQLTNYKDGKLDEIAASKFDLAIVELSRDGSTGYFTAAEISALKTRGKQVLAYFEIGAIEEYRPEWSQVPADMKLGPVDGWPQEQYVKYWDERWWPIVQGRIDQALAAGFTGCYLDMVVTYEEIAANAAGTNRADLAKKMVALIARVSQYAKARNPAFKVVPQNAPELIDNTGYLPAIDGLGMEDMYWSDDVACSADWCAENRANAARVRAAGKLVLSTDYAIQPANVADAYTRSRAAGFVPYVSVRDLNQMTVNAGWDPR; from the coding sequence ATGCAAGTCGTGAAGTGGTTGATGTGGACCGGACTGGCGCTGCTCGTGGCCTGCGGCGACTCGGCGGGCGGTGGCACGGTCGACGAGGACCGGGGCGCGATTCTCCCCGACGCCCGGACGCTCACCTGCACCACGCTCCAGGTCGAGCGAGGCTCCATCGGCTCGGGCCAGAGCCAGCAGGCGCTGCACACCCAGACGCTCTCCGGAACGCAGGACCGCTGGGCCGAGTACGTCGAGTTCGCCGCCAACAGCGCTGTCACCTGCACCTACGCGCTCCCCTCGGACGTGAGCAGCGGCGCCCTCCTCGCGGCCGAAGTGGGCGTGAACTACCGAGGCCCCGCGAAGTCCCAGATGCGCTGGGTGTTCGAGGCCTGGGACACCACGACGAACACGTGGGTCATCGTGGGCGACAACGTCTTCGCGCAGTCGTGGAAGTGGACCGCCGCGTCCCTGCCCCTGTCCAACCCCGCGCGCTTCTTCTCCAACGGCACGCTCAAGCTTCGCTACCACACGGCGTCCTCGGCGGATGCCTCGCAGCTCGACCTGCTCGTCGTGCGCGTCCAGGCCCCGAGCACCGACGCGGGCTCCCCCACCGACGCGGGCACGCCCACGGATGCGGGCTCCCCCACCGACGCGGGCACGCCCACGGACGCGGGGACGCAGGTCCCCTGGGAGAGCGTGAGCAGCTTCACGTACCAGCTCACGAACTACAAAGACGGCAAGCTCGATGAAATCGCGGCGTCGAAGTTCGACCTCGCCATCGTGGAGCTCTCGCGCGATGGGTCGACGGGCTACTTCACGGCCGCGGAGATCTCCGCGCTCAAGACCCGGGGCAAGCAGGTCCTCGCCTACTTCGAGATTGGCGCCATCGAGGAGTACCGCCCCGAGTGGTCCCAGGTGCCCGCGGACATGAAGCTGGGCCCCGTCGACGGCTGGCCCCAAGAGCAGTACGTGAAGTACTGGGACGAGCGCTGGTGGCCCATCGTCCAGGGCCGCATCGACCAGGCGCTCGCGGCGGGCTTCACCGGCTGCTACCTCGACATGGTCGTCACGTACGAGGAGATTGCCGCCAACGCCGCGGGCACCAACCGCGCGGACCTGGCGAAGAAGATGGTGGCCCTCATCGCGCGCGTGAGCCAGTACGCCAAGGCGCGCAACCCCGCCTTCAAGGTGGTGCCGCAGAACGCCCCCGAGCTCATCGACAACACGGGCTACCTCCCCGCCATCGACGGGCTCGGCATGGAGGACATGTACTGGTCCGATGACGTCGCATGCAGCGCCGACTGGTGCGCGGAGAACCGGGCCAACGCCGCACGCGTGCGCGCCGCGGGCAAGCTCGTGCTGTCCACCGACTACGCCATCCAGCCCGCGAACGTCGCGGACGCGTACACGCGCTCTCGCGCCGCGGGCTTCGTGCCCTACGTCTCCGTCCGCGACCTGAACCAGATGACGGTGAACGCGGGCTGGGACCCGCGGTAG